From Camelina sativa cultivar DH55 chromosome 20, Cs, whole genome shotgun sequence, the proteins below share one genomic window:
- the LOC104770323 gene encoding transmembrane protein 234 homolog, whose protein sequence is MKEDMEKMVAVGLVWGATNALIRRAALAWDNRKSSTTESSPPSLQIRRKIMIAIRDWINLLLFWQYSVPFLVNLSASATFFALLSHAPISLAVPVTNATTFAATAAFGILLGEETQIGPALLGTSFIVFGIWLCLV, encoded by the coding sequence ATGAAGGAAGACATGGAGAAGATGGTAGCGGTAGGGCTCGTATGGGGAGCCACTAATGCTCTGATCCGCCGTGCCGCTCTCGCCTGGGATAATAGAAAGTCTTCAACAACAGAGTCTTCTCCTCCTAGTCTTCAGATCCGCCGCAAAATCATGATCGCGATCCGCGACTGGATCAATCTCCTCCTCTTCTGGCAATACTCAGTTCCTTTCCTCGTCAACCTCTCCGCATCCGCTACGTTCTTCGCCCTACTCAGCCACGCTCCTATCTCTCTAGCTGTTCCGGTCACCAACGCCACGACCTTCGCCGCAACCGCCGCTTTTGGGATTCTTTTAGGTGAAGAAACTCAAATCGGACCTGCTTTGTTAGGTACCAGCTTCATTGTTTTTGGAATTTGGCTTTGTCTTGTCtga
- the LOC104770328 gene encoding probable sulfate transporter 3.5: protein MEGALTNSSSSTSPKGRGVNFSAPRNFGVKLRKKCKETFFPDDPFKPIGQEPNGLMKTKKLLEYFIPVFEWLPKYDLQKLKYDVLAGITITSLAVPQGISYAKLASIPPIIGLYSSFVPPFVYAVFGSSNNLAVGTVAACSLLIAETFGEEMSKNDPELYLHLIFTATLVTGIFQFAMGFLRLGILVDFLSHSTITGFMGGTAIIILLQQLKGVFGLAHFTHKTDVVSVIHSIVVNRAEWKWQSTLAGVCFLVFLQSTRHIKQRYPKLFWVSAMGPMVVVIVGCVVAFLVKGTAHGIQTVGPLKKGLNPPSIQHLNFESKYLGMVLKAGIVTGLIALAEGIAIGRSFAVMKNEQTDGNKEMIAFGLMNVVGSFTSCYLTTGPFSKTAVNYNAGTKTPMSNVVMGICMMLVLLFLAPLFSYTPLVGLSAIIMSAMLGLINYEEMYHLYKVDKFDFVVCMSAFFGVSFISMDYGLIISVGFSILRALLYVARPSTCKLGRIPNSVMFRDIEQYPTSEEMLGCVILQLGSPIFFANSTYVRERILRWIRDEPEVVEFLLLDLSGVSTIDVTGMETLLEVQRILGAKDIKMVLINPRFEVLEKMMLSHFVEKIGKEYVFLSIDDAVQACRFNLSKAKPEP from the exons ATGGAGGGTGCACTAACAAACTCTTCCTCGTCGACGTCGCCAAAGGGCCGCGGAGTTAATTTCTCGGCCCCTAGAAACTTTGGtgtaaaactaagaaaaaaatgtaaagaaaccTTCTTTCCCGACGATCCATTCAAACCGATTGGGCAAGAGCCAAACGgtttgatgaaaacaaaaaagttgttGGAGTATTTTATTCCAGTCTTTGAGTGGCTCCCAAAGTACGATTTGCAAAAACTAAAGTACGATGTGCTGGCCGGGATCACCATCACCAGTCTTGCCGTTCCTCAGGGAATAAGTTATGCTAAGCTCGCCAGTATTCCTCCCATCATAGGCCTAT ATTCAAGCTTTGTGCCGCCATTTGTGTACGCGGTGTTTGGAAGTTCAAACAATCTAGCGGTGGGAACAGTTGCAGCATGCTCTTTGCTGATCGCTGAGACATTCGGTGAGGAGATGTCCAAAAATGATCCAGAGCTCTACCTTCATTTGATCTTCACCGCCACTCTCGTCACCGGTATATTCCAATTTGCTATGGGATTCCTAAG gttggGGATATTGGTGGATTTCTTGTCACATTCGACCATAACGGGCTTCATGGGCGGTACCGCGATCATCATTCTCCTCCAACAACTTAAGGGCGTCTTTGGTTTAGCCCATTTTACGCACAAAACCGACGTCGTGTCAGTTATCCACTCAATCGTAGTCAACCGCGCTGAg TGGAAGTGGCAAAGTACGTTGGCTGGGGTCTGCTTTCTTGTATTCCTACAATCCACTCGACACATT AAGCAGAGGTACCCAAAGCTGTTTTGGGTATCAGCAATGGGTCCAATGGTGGTCGTCATTGTGGGTTGTGTAGTTGCTTTTCTGGTAAAAGGAACAGCACACGGGATCCAAACT GTTGGGCCTTTAAAGAAAGGACTAAACCCTCCTTCTATTCAACATTTGAACTTTGAATCCAAGTATCTAGGGATGGTTTTAAAGGCCGGGATCGTCACTGGCCTCATCGCTCTGGCC GAAGGGATAGCAATCGGAAGAAGCTTTGCTGTAATGAAGAACGAACAAACGGACGGGAACAAAGAGATGATAGCATTTGGTCTTATGAACGTAGTTGGCTCCTTTACTTCTTGCTATCTGACAACAG GGCCATTTTCAAAGACGGCAGTGAACTACAACGCGGGGACAAAGACACCAATGTCTAATGTAGTGATGGGCATTTGCATGATGCTTGTGCTTCTCTTCCTAGCGCCTCTATTCAGTTACACACCACTGGTTGGTCTCTCAGCCATCATTATGTCAGCCATGTTGGGACTCATCAACTACGAGGAGATGTACCATCTCTACAAGGTTGACAAGTTTGATTTCGTCGTCTGCATGTCGGCTTTTTTCGGTGTTTCCTTCATTAGCATGGACTACGGTCTCATCATCTCCGTTGGGTTTTCTATCCTTAGAGCGTTGTTGTACGTTGCAAGGCCGTCGACTTGTAAATTAGGAAGAATACCGAACTCGGTTATGTTTCGAGACATAGAACAGTACCCAACCTCCGAGGAGATGCTTGGTTGTGTCATTCTTCAATTGGGTTCTCCTATCTTTTTTGCTAACAGCACTTACGTCCGCGAACGGATCTTGAGGTGGATTCGTGATGAACCTGAAGTCGTCGAGTTTCTTCTCCTTGATCTCTCTG GAGTTTCAACGATCGACGTGACAGGGATGGAAACACTACTTGAAGTTCAAAGAATCCTTGGAGCAAAAGACATCAAG ATGGTGCTAATAAACCCAAGATTTGAAGTCTTAGAAAAGATGATGCTATCGCATTTTGTGGAGAAGATAGGAAAGGAGTATGTGTTCTTATCCATTGACGATGCAGTCCAAGCATGCCGATTTAATCTTTCAAAGGCCAAACCTGAACCGTGA
- the LOC104770326 gene encoding uncharacterized protein LOC104770326 has protein sequence MKISLLFLISFLILSPIFSLQDDPNPQLKKTPSRAHAELTNHGFPIGLLPSSVKDYVLNQTSGDFSLFLHGTCKITLPPDNYIATYSNKVTGRISQGKIAELQGIRVRAFFKWWSISGIRSSGDNLVFEVAGITAKYPSKNFDNSLDCEGKRSSS, from the coding sequence ATGAAGATATCTCTCTTGTTCCTTATCTCTTTCCTGATTCTGTCACCCATCTTCTCCCTACAGGACGATCCGAATCCTCAATTGAAGAAGACACCGAGTCGTGCTCACGCAGAGCTCACGAATCATGGGTTCCCAATTGGGCTACTCCCTTCATCCGTGAAAGATTACGTCCTAAACCAAACCTCCGGTGACTTCTCCCTCTTCCTCCACGGGACTTGCAAAATCACGCTTCCTCCTGATAACTACATCGCCACTTACTCCAACAAAGTAACGGGTCGGATCTCTCAGGGCAAGATCGCGGAGCTCCAAGGGATTCGGGTCCGGGCGTTTTTCAAGTGGTGGTCTATCTCTGGGATTCGATCTTCTGGGGATAACCTCGTCTTTGAAGTCGCTGGGATTACTGCTAAATACCCTTCTAAGAACTTTGATAACAGTCTTGATTGTGAAGGCAAACGATCCTCTTCTTGA
- the LOC104770320 gene encoding uncharacterized protein LOC104770320 has protein sequence MAVTSFAVLPPFNYTSTTTDRSSSSSSSSSSAYSSSKLLRISQSRSNPRYPNVLVSCSLNQPSDDASDAALFLEFNSIADYMRFKRRPDAGNGTSELQTAIVGYKKRFPWILLNPFLQVDLVSTIHIADKEYFTALQKELEPYDSILYEMVASKETLENRRNPIAAKKLKSSRSRGFSILGFIQRQMARVLTLDFQLDCLDYETENWYHADLDFETFQLLQKEKGESFFSFARDMTIRSTKAMIQPALATEGRDTWRSKLLWVSRVFPMPLVGLFLIGAFCADFGDQTSDYPELEALSRLDFGAAMKVFLAKRLTSELTQETSDIEEKSVIIGERNRAATEALRRALEQGHKRIAILYGGGHMPDLGRRLREEFDLVPSEVRWVTAWSIRNPTDMETTSFPILRRMAEALRWPLNRYQTLALLIFSSVLAVDLCFWELFFNSTIDWASQIGAEVYQFVDNTKIV, from the exons ATGGCGGTCACCTCGTTCGCCGTCCTTCCTCCGTTTAATTACACCTCCACCACAACCGAtagatcttcttcctcttcttcttcttcttcttctgcttacTCATCTTCGAAACTTCTCCGCATATCTCAATCCCGTTCAAATCCTCGTTATCCAAATGTGCTTGTCTCTTGCTCACTGAATCAACCTTCTGATGATGCTTCCGACGCTGCCCTTTTCCTCGAATTCAACTCAATCGCTGATTACATGAGGTTCAAGCGCCGTCCCGACGCTGGAAATGGCACAAGCGAGTTACAGACTGCAATCGTCGGTTATAAGAAACGTTTCCCTTGGATTCTTCTCAACCCTTTTCTTCAG GTAGATTTAGTTTCAACGATTCATATTGCAGATAAAGA GTACTTCACTGCTCTGCAAAAGGAGCTTGAACCATATGATTCTATATTGTATGAGATGGTGGCTAGTAAAGAGACCTTGGAGAACAGAAGAAACCCAATTGCTGCCAAGAAGCTCAAGAGTTCTCGTTCAAGAGGCTTTAGTATTCTCGGGTTCATTCAACGGCAGATGGCAAGAGTACTTACACTTGATTTTCAGCTAGATTGTCTAGATTACGAAACTGAGAATTGGTACCATGCTGATCTTGATTTCGAGACATTCCAGTTGCTTCAG AAGGAGAAAGGTGAAAGCTTCTTCTCATTTGCTAGGGACATGACTATTAGATCAACAAAAGCAATGATACAGCCAGCTCTGGCAACTGAAGGTCGTGATACTTGGAGGTCAAAGCTTCTATGGGTTTCAAGGGTTTTTCCTATGCCTCTTGTTGGTCTTTTTCTAATTGGGGCATTTTGTGCTGACTTTGGAGATCAGACGTCAGACTATCCAGAATTGGAAGCGCTTTCACGGCTTGACTTTGGAGCTGCTATGAAAGTTTTCCTTGCTAAGAGATTAACATCCGA GCTAACGCAAGAGACATCAGATATAGAGGAGAAATCAGTGATCATAGGTGAGAGAAACCGAGCAGCAACTGAAGCATTAAGAAGAGCATTGGAACAAGGGCACAAGAGAATCGCGATACTGTACGGGGGAGGGCACATGCCTGACCTGGGAAGACGACTTAGAGAAGAGTTTGATCTTGTTCCTTCAGAGGTAAGATGGGTAACAGCTTGGTCAATCAGAAATCCAACAGACATGGAGACAACTTCTTTCCCGATCCTGAGGAGAATGGCCGAGGCTCTGCGCTGGCCGTTGAACCGGTACCAAACATTGGCATTGCTAATATTCTCATCAGTGCTTGCAGTGGATCTCTGCTTTTGGGAGCTCTTCTTTAATTCGACCATAGACTGGGCTTCTCAGATAGGTGCAGAGGTGTACCAGTTTGTAGATAATACAAAAATTGTGTGA
- the LOC104770322 gene encoding rop guanine nucleotide exchange factor 10-like, with the protein MVRTLGRKLSWPRSFSFRKMFDGRNSGHSSFSSRGDGMHTPERELAIHELDASPSTRRGKQNRRSDMEVMKERFAKLLLGEDMSGGGDGVTSALALSNAITRLADSMFGEQMKLQPMYPETKEIWRKEMDWLLSVIDHIVQFVPSKQMAKNGQFTEIMVTKQRDDLLTNIPALRKLDSVLLDTLDNFKDQKDFWYVPRDIEDADHNGDWRKPDENWWLPVVKVPSDGLSEESRRWLQNQKDSVAQVLKAATAINAQVLSEMHIPDNYIDSLPKNGKTSLGDFLYKSITEECFDPDYFISFLDLSTEYKVLDLKNRIEASMVIWKRKMCQKEKDGKSQWGSTVSLEKRELFEVRAETILVMLKQQFPGIPQSSLEVSKIRNNKDVGQAILESYSRVLESLASKIMSRVEDVLEADRLVQRQLMGEADTRSESEAELELFEETEKVVGAETPNSRKLSDFIGWRLSSDTKKHSSMSDIEFFHRVEEAKEKPMMKSPRALPKKFSYLAKLENMRSPSDRH; encoded by the exons ATGGTGCGGACATTAGGACGTAAACTAAGCTGGCCAAGATCTTTCAGTTTTAGAAAGATGTTCGATGGTCGGAACTCTGGACATTCATCCTTCTCTTCTCGTGGGGATGGCATGCATACACCCGAGCGCGAACTCGCCATACATGAATTGGACGCTTCACCATCGACTCGTAGAGGCAAGCAAAATCGGAGATCAG ACATGGAAGTGATGAAGGAAAGATTCGCAAAACTGCTGCTTGGAGAGGACATGTCAGGCGGAGGGGATGGGGTGACCTCTGCGTTAGCTCTATCAAATGCCATCACCAGACTCGCTG ATTCAATGTTTGGGGAGCAGATGAAATTACAGCCTATGTATCCTGAAACAAAGGAGATTTGGAGGAAAGAAATGGATTGGTTATTATCTGTGATTGATCACATTGTCCAGTTTGTTCCTTCTAAACAAATGGCTAAAAATGGCCAATTCACTGAG ATCATGGtgacaaaacaaagagatgattTGCTGACGAACATTCCAGCCTTACGCAAGCTTGACTCGGTTCTTCTC GACACTTTGGACAACTTCAAGGATCAGAAAGACTTTTGGTATGTGCCAAGAGACATTGAGGATGCAGATCACAATGGAGATTGGAGGAAGCCGGATGAGAACTGGTGGTTACCAGTTGTTAAGGTTCCAAGTGATGGTTTGTCTGAGGAATCACGTAGGTGGTTGCAAAATCAGAAAGACTCTGTGGCACAAGTCCTTAAAGCCGCCACGGCCATCAATGCTCAAGTATTGTCTGAAATGCACATTCCTGATAACTACATTGACTCTCTTCCAAAG AATGGGAAGACAAGCCTTGGTGATTTCCTTTACAAGAGCATAACAGAGGAATGCTTTGATCCTGACTACTTCATTTCTTTCTTGGATTTGTCAACGGAATACAAAGTGCTTGATTTAAAGAACAGGATAGAAGCTTCCATGGTGATATGGAAAAGGAAGATGTGCCAGAAAGAGAAAGACGGCAAATCTCAGTGGGGATCAACTGTTAGcttagagaagagagagcttTTCGAGGTCCGAGCCGAGACCATATTGGTTATGCTCAAACAACAGTTCCCTGGGATCCCACAATCCTCGCTTGAAGTCTCCAAGATTAGAAACAAcaag GACGTTGGACAGGCGATATTGGAGAGCTATTCAAGGGTATTAGAAAGTCTAGCTTCAAAGATAATGTCAAGAGTAGAGGACGTTCTTGAAGCTGATCGGCTAGTTCAAAGACAACTGATGGGAGAAGCAGATACAAGATCAGAAAGCGAGGCAGAACTAGAATTATTCGAAGAAACCGAAAAAGTGGTTGGTGCAGAAACACCAAACTCGAGGAAACTATCAGACTTCATTGGGTGGAGATTATCATCCGATACTAAAAAGCATAGTTCAATGAGCGATATAGAATTCTTCCACAGAGTTGAAGAGGCAAAGGAGAAACCAATGATGAAGTCTCCAAGAGCTCTACCTAAGAAATTTTCATATCTAGCAAAGTTAGAGAACATGAGAAGCCCCAGTGACAGACACTGA
- the LOC104770325 gene encoding aldehyde oxidase GLOX1-like, translated as MRASTRVIWTVSVLMLAAVSEAIFPLPFLPFLPGFNHGHGNGAAKAVKPQPAAAVAGKGGRRRGGSMEAQTNWGGKWEIFLQNSGVSGMHAILMPVINKVQYYDATIWRISKIKLPPGVPCHVVDAKTNRIDCWAHSVLIDVNNGAIKPLSLATDTWCSSGGLTKNGTLVSTGGYNGGANTARYLASCDNCVWEEYPQALAAKRWYSTQATLPDGKFFVIGGRDALNYEYIPEEGQNNRKLYDSLLLKQTDDPEENNLYPFVWLNTDGNLFIFANNRSILLSPKTNQVIREFPQLPGGARNYPGSGSSALLPIQLYVKNPKVIPAEVLVCGGTKQDSYYRAGRRTFDPALQDCARIRINSAKPRWKTEMMPTPRVMSDTVILPNGDILLVNGAKRGCSGWGYGKDPAFSPILYKPRAPRAKRFKELQASTIPRMYHSTAIILPDGKVLVGGSNTNDGYKYNVEFPTELRVEKFSPPYLDPALANMRPKIVAAGTPKQVRYGQFFNVKADLNQKGVTKENLKVTMLAPAFTTHSISMNMRMLILGVADVKPAGAGYDIQAVAPPNGNIAPPGYYLLFAVHKGVPSTGEWIQVV; from the exons atgagagcCTCAACAAGAGTCATATGGACAGTATCTGTCCTTATGCTCGCAGCTGTGTCGGAGGCCATCTTCCCTCTACCGTTTCTACCTTTCCTCCCTGGCTTCAACCACGGCCACGGCAATGGGGCGGCCAAGGCTGTGAAACCACAGCCTGCAGCGGCAGTGGCTGGAAAAGGTGGAAGAAGACGTGGTGGGAGTATGGAAGCTCAGACAAACTGGGGTGGTAAGTGGGAGATTTTCTTGCAAAACTCTGGTGTGTCCGGTATGCATGCGATTCTGATGCCAGTCATCAACAAGGTCCAGTACTACGACGCCACCATTTGGAGAATTTCAAAGATTAAGTTGCCTCCAGGTGTACCATGCCATGTCGTGGACGCCAAGACTAACCGGATCGATTGTTGGGCTCATTCGGTTCTCATTGATGTCAACAACGGCGCCATTAAGCCTCTATCC CTTGCCACCGATACATGGTGCTCATCCGGAGGTTTGACTAAAAACGGGACATTGGTGAGTACCGGAGGATACAATGGAGGCGCCAACACCGCAAGGTACCTAGCCAGCTGTGATAACTGCGTGTGGGAAGAATACCCTCAGGCATTGGCTGCGAAGAGATGGTACTCAACGCAAGCCACTCTCCCTGACGGCAAGTTCTTCGTGATCGGTGGACGAGACGCCTTGAACTACGAGTACATTCCAGAGGAAGGACAGAACAACAGGAAGCTCTACGACTCATTGCTCCTCAAGCAAACAGATGACCCGGAAGAGAACAACCTGTACCCTTTCGTGTGGCTCAACACCGACGGTAACCTCTTCATCTTCGCAAACAACCGATCCATTCTTCTAAGCCCCAAAACAAACCAAGTCATCAGGGAGTTCCCTCAGCTCCCAGGTGGTGCCCGTAACTACCCCGGATCAGGTTCCTCCGCCCTCCTCCCCATCCAACTTTACGTGAAAAACCCCAAGGTCATCCCTGCCGAGGTCCTCGTCTGCGGTGGTACCAAACAAGACTCGTACTACAGGGCTGGTAGAAGGACGTTCGATCCTGCATTGCAAGATTGCGCCAGGATAAGGATCAACAGCGCGAAGCCACGATGGAAGACGGAGATGATGCCGACGCCACGAGTCATGAGTGACACAGTCATCCTCCCCAACGGAGACATCCTTCTAGTAAACGGAGCTAAACGTGGTTGTTCAGGATGGGGCTACGGTAAAGACCCTGCCTTTTCTCCCATCTTGTACAAGCCCCGTGCTCCACGTGCAAAGCGTTTCAAAGAGCTTCAGGCCTCCACCATCCCACGTATGTACCACTCCACCGCCATCATCCTCCCTGACGGTAAGGTTCTTGTCGGTGGAAGCAACACCAACGACGGTTACAAGTACAACGTCGAGTTCCCAACGGAGCTTCGCGTTGAGAAATTCTCCCCACCTTACCTCGACCCGGCTCTAGCCAACATGAGGCCAAAGATCGTCGCCGCAGGCACCCCAAAACAGGTCAGATACGGACAGTTCTTCAACGTGAAGGCCGACCTTAACCAAAAGGGAGTGACCAAGGAGAATCTCAAGGTTACCATGTTAGCACCAGCCTTCACAACACACAGTATCTCCATGAACATGAGGATGCTCATCTTGGGCGTCGCTGATGTCAAACCCGCTGGTGCTGGTTACGATATCCAGGCAGTCGCACCACCAAATGGAAACATCGCTCCTCCCGGTTACTATCTTCTCTTCGCCGTCCACAAGGGTGTTCCCAGCACTGGAGAATGGATTCAGGTCGTCTAA
- the LOC104770321 gene encoding aspartate aminotransferase, cytoplasmic isozyme 1, translating to MESVFSNVARAPEDPILGVTVAYNNDPSPVKINLGVGAYRTEEGKPLVLDVVRKAEQLLVNDPSRVKEYIPIVGIADFNKLSAKLILGADSPAIAESRVATIQCLSGTGSLRVGAEFLKKHYHQSVIYIPKPTWGNHPKVFNLAGLSVEYFRYYDPSTRGLDFQGLLEDLGAAPSGAIVLLHACAHNPTGVDPTSEQWEQIRQLMRSKSLLPFFDSAYQGFASGSLDTDAQSVRTFVADGGECLIAKSYAKNMGLYGERVGALSIVCKSADVASKVESQVKLVVRPMYSSPPIHGASIVATILKSSDMYNNWTVELKEMADRIKSMRQQLFDAIQARGTPGDWSHIIKQIGMFTFTGLNKEQVEFMTKEFHIYMTSDGRISMAGLSSKTVPHLADAMHAAVTRLG from the exons ATGGAGTCTGTCTTCTCAAACGTCGCTCGTGCTCCCGAAGATCCTATTCTCGGT GTGACTGTTGCTTACAACAATGATCCAAGTCCTGTGAAGATCAATTTGGGTGTCGGTGCCTATCGTACTGAG gaaGGGAAGCCCCTCGTTCTTGATGTGGTGCGAAAAGCAGAGCAACTGCTCGTGAACGACCC GTCCCGGGTCAAGGAATATATTCCCATTGTTGGAATCGCTGATTTTAACAAGTTAAGCGCCAAGCTCATCTTAGGTGCTGATAG TCCTGCAATTGCAGAGAGTAGAGTTGCTACAATCCAGTGCTTGTCTGGTACCGGTTCGTTGAGAGTTGGGGCTGAGTTTCTCAAAAAGCACTACCACCAA aGTGTCATTTACATTCCAAAACCAACTTGGGGGAACCATCCCAAAGTTTTCAACCTGGCTGGCTTGTCTGTTGAGTATTTCCGCTACTACGATCCTTCTACTCGTGGACTCGACTTCCAAg GCTTGCTCGAGGATCTTGGTGCTGCACCATCTGGAGCTATTGTCTTACTTCATGCATGTGCACACAATCCCACTGGAGTTGACCCAACCTCTGAACAGTGGGAACAGATTCGACAACTCATGAGATCTAAAAGCTTATTACCCTTTTTCGACAGTGCCTATCAG GGTTTTGCTAGTGGTAGCCTTGACACTGATGCACAGTCAGTCCGTACTTTTGTTGCTGATGGCGGTGAATGCTTGATAGCTAAAAGTTATGCCAAGAATATGGGACTTTATGGGGAGCGTGTTGGTGCCCTTAGCATT GTCTGCAAGTCAGCAGATGTGGCCAGTAAGGTTGAGAGCCAAGTGAAACTTGTTGTGCGTCCCATGTATTCTAGCCCACCTATTCATGGAGCATCCATTGTTGCCACCATTTTGAAAAGCAG TGATATGTACAACAACTGGACCGTCGAGCTGAAAGAAATGGCTGACCGTATCAAGAGCATGCGCCAACAGTTATTTGATGCTATTCAAGCTAGAG GCACACCTGGCGACTGGAGTCACATTATCAAACAGATCGGGATGTTTACTTTTACCGGATTGAACAAGGAGCAAGTTGAATTCATGACCAAAGAGTTTCACATTTACATGACCTCTGACGG GAGAATAAGCATGGCAGGTCTAAGTTCGAAGACAGTACCTCACCTCGCTGATGCTATGCATGCTGCAGTCACCCGCCTTGGCTAA
- the LOC104770324 gene encoding transmembrane protein 234 homolog, whose protein sequence is MKEDMEKMVAVGLVWGATNALIRRAALAWDNRKSSTTESSPPTLQIRRKIMIAIRDWINLLLFWQYSVPFLVNLSASATFFALLSHAPISLAVPVTNATTFAATAAFGILLGEETQIGPALLGTSFIVFGIWLCLV, encoded by the coding sequence ATGAAGGAAGACATGGAGAAGATGGTAGCGGTAGGGCTCGTATGGGGAGCCACTAATGCTCTGATCCGCCGTGCCGCTCTCGCCTGGGATAATAGAAAGTCTTCAACAACAGAGTCTTCTCCTCCTACTCTTCAGATCCGCCGCAAAATCATGATCGCGATCCGCGACTGGATCAATCTCCTCCTCTTCTGGCAATACTCAGTTCCTTTCCTCGTCAACCTCTCCGCATCCGCTACGTTCTTCGCCCTACTCAGCCACGCTCCTATCTCTCTAGCTGTTCCGGTCACCAACGCCACGACCTTCGCCGCAACCGCCGCTTTTGGGATCCTTTTAGGTGAAGAAACTCAAATCGGACCTGCTTTGTTAGGTACCAGCTTCATTGTTTTTGGAATTTGGCTTTGTCTTGTCtga